A single genomic interval of Corylus avellana chromosome ca10, CavTom2PMs-1.0 harbors:
- the LOC132164077 gene encoding heterogeneous nuclear ribonucleoprotein Q-like: MPRTKATALSAAKPVEPEKPSEPEKQVESEEKVELDEDNDPEEEEMEEEVEYEEVEEEEEVEEIEEEVEEEEEEVEEVEEEDSDNANGADAQKSLTGGEIKFEDEDEKNKHAELLSLPPHGSEVYIGGIPHDASDEGLRVFCESVGEVTEVRIMKGKDSGENKGFAFVTFRSAELASKAIDELNNAEFKGKKIKCSTSQAKHRLFIGNVPRSWGEGDLRKVVTDIGPGVTAVDLVKDIKNTSNNRGFAFVDYYNHACAEYSRQKMMNPKFKLGDNAPTVSWADPKNADSSAASQVKAVYVKNLPKNVSQDQLKKLFEHHGKITKVVLPPAKSGQEKSRIGFVHFGERSSAMKALKNTEKYELDGQVLECSLAKPQADQKSGGSNSQKSGLLPSYPPRAGYGLVGSPYGALGAGYGAAGFAQPMMYGRGPTPPGLAMMPMLLPDGRIGYVLQQPGAQPHTPPSHQRSGGRGGGGGGGGSGSKSSGSSSRGRHGNDGGRRYRPY; this comes from the exons ATGCCACGGACAAAGGCAACTGCATTATCTGCTGCTAAGCCAGTTGAACCTGAAAAGCCTAGTGAGCCTGAAAAGCAAGTAGAGTCTGAAGAgaaggttgagcttgatgaagACAATGATCCTGAGGAGGAGGAGATGGAAGAAGAGGTTGAGTATGAAGaagtagaggaagaagaggaagttgaagaaattgaagaagaggtcgaagaagaagaagaggaggtgGAAGAAGTAGAAGAGGAGGATTCTGATAATGCCAATGGAGCTGATGCGCAGAAAAGCCTTACTGGTGGTGAGATAAAGTTTGAAGATGAGGATGAGAAGAACAAGCATGCTGAACTTCTTTCCCTTCCTCCGCATGGTTCTGAAGTATATATAGGTGGCATTCCCCATGATGCTTCAGACGAGGGTTTGAGGGTATTTTGTGAATCTGTAGGAGAAGTTACAGAG GTTCGAATTATGAAAGGCAAAGATTCAGGTGAGAACAAGGGTTTTGCATTTGTGACCTTTAGAAGTGCAGAATTAGCTTCTAAAGCCATTGATGAGCTGAATAATGCTGAATTTAAG ggtaaaaagataaaatgttCAACATCTCAAGCAAAGCACCGTTTGTTCATCGGTAATGTTCCTAGAAGCTGGGGAGAGGGGGATCTAAGGAAAGTTGTCACAGATATTGGGCCTGGAGTGACTGCTGTGGATCTGGTTAAG GACATAAAGAACACAAGCAATAACCGGGGCTTTGCTTTTGTTGACTACTATAACCATGCGTGTGCTGAGTATTCGAGGCAGAAGATGATGAATCCAAAATTTAAGCTAGGTGATAATGCTCCAACTGTGAGCTGGGCTGACCCCAAAAATGCTGATTCTTCTGCTGCTTCACAG GTGAAGGCTGTATATGTGAAGAATTTACCAAAGAATGTATCCCAAGACCAGTTAAAGAAGCTGTTTGAACATCATGGGAAAATTACAAAAGTGGTTCTGCCACCAGCAAAATCTGGACAGGAAAAAAGTAGAATTGGTTTTGTTCATTTTGGAGAGAGGTCAAGTGCTATGAAGGCACTGAAGAATACTGAAAAATACGAACTAGATG GCCAAGTTTTGGAGTGTTCTCTTGCAAAACCACAGGCAGATCAAAAGTCTGGAGGATCAAATTCACAGAAGTCAGGATTGCTTCCAAGTTATCCCCCTCGTGCTGGTTATGGTTTGGTCGGCAGTCCCTATGGTGCTCTTGGTGCAGGATATGGTGCTGCAGGTTTTGCACAG CCCATGATGTATGGGAGGGGACCAACTCCTCCTGGCTTGGCAATGATGCCAATGCTTCTGCCGGATGGACGAATTGGATATGTTCT GCAACAACCAGGAGCACAACCGCATACTCCACCTTCACATCAGAGAAGTGGTGGCAGGGGtgggggtggtggtggtggtgggagtGGCAGCAAGAGTAGTGGCAGTTCAAGTAGGGGAAGACACGGCAATGATGGTGGGCGCAGGTATCGCCCGTATTAA